Below is a window of Mycoplasma sp. Mirounga ES2805-ORL DNA.
TTACGTTCTGTTTCTGATTTAGCTTTGGCTAATCTTTTTCTAGCTTCTTGAGCTCTTTTTTCTAATTCAGTAGCCTTTTTACGTTTAGGTCTATCAATTGTCAAGTTGATTGTTGTTGTTTGAACTTTTTTATCTTTTTTGTCTGAATCTGTTGTTTTTGGTTTAGAAGTTGTAGCTTTTTTAGTAGCTGTTGTTTTAGCCTTTGAAGTTGATGCAGATTTTTTAGTTGCTGTAGATTTCTTTTTTGCTTCTTTTTCTTTGTCAGCAGTAGTTTTTTTAGCTTCAGCCATTATTTATCTCCTTCAACTTTTTCTTCATTAGCTTTTTTGTCTTGTTCAGCTTGTTTTTCTTTAGCTTCATCTTCTTCAGCTTTTAAGATTAAAGGTTCTAAGTCTGTTGAGTGCATACCCGCAACAACTTCAATACCATATCTTTTTGCTCTTTCAACAAGTTCATTCATTTTGATAACTTCTTCAACGTCAACTAAAACTGTAGCTTGTTTATTAGCAAGACCTTTAACAGCTTCTTTAATTACAACAAAACCTTTCTTAGGTCCAGGAATTGATCCCTTTACAAGTAAAAGATTGTTTTTAATATCAACTTTAATAATTTCAAGGTTTTGAATTGTTATTTGTTCAGAACCTAGATGTCCAGGCATTGTCATACCTTTAACAACTTTGTTACCTGAGATATCCCCAAGTGAACCTGTTTGTCTAACTGGTTGACTACCTCCACCACCACCATGTGATTTAGGACCAATTGATTGATTTCATCTTTTAATTGTTCCGGCAAAACCTTTACCTTTTGAAATGCCAGTAATATCAACAAGTTCTCCAGCTTTAAATATATTTGCTGAAATTTCTTGTCCTAATTCGTAACCTGACATATCACGAATTTCTTTAATGTAGCGCTTAGGTGTTGTTTTAGCTTTGTCAAATTGACCTTTAAGAGGTTTATTAACTTTGTTTTTCTTTAAATCTTCAACAGCTAATTGAGTTGCAACATACCCATCTTTATCTGTAGAAAGAATTTTTGAAACAACATTTGGTTTAACTTCAATAACAGTAACAGCAATAGCTTTACCGTAATCTGAAAAGACTTGAGTCATACCAACTTTACGTCCTAAGATTCCTTTCATAATGTCTCCTTAATAATTTTTGTTTGAGAACCGTCGCTTGTCATACAAGTCGGATTTATTTTTGTGATACTTGAATTTCAACACCTGATGGAAATTCAAATCTTTTAATTTGATCAATTGTTTTTTCATTTGGATCGATTAAAACAATTAATCTTTGGAAAGTTCTTGATTCAAATTGTTCACGTGATTTTTTGTTAACATGAACTGATCTTAAAATGGTAACTACTTCTCTTTTTGTTGGAAGAGGAATAGGTCCACTTACTTTAGTTTGATTTTTTGTTGCTAATTCAACAAGTTTTTTAGCAGCGAAATCAACTAATTGATGTTCAAAACCTTTCACCTTGATATTTAATTTATTCATCGTTGTCTCCTTTGTTCTTATCTGAACTTTACTCCACATAAATTACTTGACACATCCTCAACAACTAAATTTGGTGTATCAACAACCTTATGCTTCAACGTAAAAGTTGCTTTTCAATTATAGATAAAAAGTTATTTTTCGTATGTAAATATTTTCATTTAACCTAAGAATATATATATGTAAATAGATATTCATCAACAAAAAAATAGTAAAAAGTTCTTTTTTAGCAATTTTCATAGTTAAAAATCGACTTTTTTGCGTAAAAAACAAAATATGAGTTAATTAAAAATAAAAGTGTTTTTTATTAACTAAATTTAACAAAAAAATACCAAACACCATAATTAGTTGTTAAGTATAAATAAACATTAAATTATTAAATAAAATTCTTCTAAAAACGTTTTTTTATCTCTTTCGCAACAGCCTTAGGAACAATCTCACTCAACTCTTCTTCCGATGCGTTATAGATATTAGAATATGTTTTAAACTTATTTAATAACTTGTTTTCAAGAGCTGGCCCTAGCCCTTTTATCGATTGTAATTTGCCTTCAAGAGATATAATTTTTTGTCTATTTCTCAAATGTGACTTTGCAAATCTATCCACTTCTATTTGAATTTCCGAAAGAAAATTAAATAATTCTTTTTCTTTTATTTCCCTTTCCTCAAGACTTAAATCCACAATAGCTCTAGTCTTATGGTTACCATCTTTTACTAAACCAATAATCGGAATATTAAAATTTAAATTATTTAAAACTTTTTTAGCTTCCTTAATTTGTGCCTTTCCGCCGTCTACTATTATTAAATCAAAGTCTTTTTTGAGCTTTTCATTTGTAAAATATCTTGTGAAGGTTTGCTTCATATATTCAACATCTGCTAACCTCGAAACATTAATACTTAAATTAAATTTTCGATAGAGATCTTTGTTTTTTACTCCATTTATATAAGCAACTGCAACACCTACTGGATTTGTATTATTAATATTTGAATTATCAAAGATTAGAATACTTTCTAATGAATTATTAGGAACATATTTTTTAAGTGTCGTTAAAAGAGCGTGAATTTTTTCAATATCATTATTTTTAGAAGACATTTTATTTTCATAAAAATAGTCTAGGTTTAATCTCGCTACTTCTAAAGCTCTTTTAAGTGGTCCTATTTTAGGGTTGATTATTTTAAATTCATCAGGAAGATTTAATTCTAGATTAATAAAGTCATTAGAAACTAGTATTTGTTCTGGAAGTAACTTTGAATTGTAATATTTAACAATAAAGTTTTCTAAAGTTGACTCTAAATTACCATTAATACTAAATTGCTGATTATCTTTATTTATTAATAATCCGTATCTATAAAATAGTATAGTAACATAAATTGTTTTATCATCATATTTGAAATCTATAACATCTATATTTTTAAATGTTTTAAGTTCAATAATTTGATCTTCTCTTAATTTTTCTAAGTAATTTATAGAATTTCTTAAATCTAAAGCTATTTCATATTGTTCTAGTTCAGAAGCTTGTTCCATTTTATTTTTTAATTCATTAATATAATGAACGTTGTTAAATTTTAAAATACTTTTAATATTATTAAATTTATCCAATCAAAATTGATAGTCATTATTTTTTATAACTAAACCTTTTTCATAGAATGCTTCTCTTTGCAATAATTTTAAAATAACATTAGCACCGTATCCGTTAGGAAATGGTCCAAAATAAAATAAATGTTTATTTTCTTTTTTATTCAAATTTCTTGATAAAGAAATATTTAATTTTTTTTGTAACTCTATCTTAATGTATGGATATCTTCTATCATCTAACAAAAGTAAATTATATGGCGGGTTATATTTATCAATATATTGCTTTTCAAGTAAGAGAGCTTCTTTATTGTTGCGCACTATAAATATTTCATATGAGTCTATATTTTTAACTAATGTAGAAGTCATGTAACTATTTACACTACCTCTAAAATATTGCTGCATTCTTTTTCTAAGATTTTTAGCTTTACCAACATACAAAATATTACCAGCTGAATCTTTTCAAATATAAACACCTGGTTTTGTAGATATTGTTGATATTTTTTTTATTAATTCTTCATAAGTCATATTTAATCTAAAAACTCCTCAATAATGTCTATGAAGATGTCTTTAGGTCAAAAGTTAGAAATGTTCTTTTTAATAATGTTATTTTTTACAAAGATAAAAGTCGGGATTTCAAGAACTGAAAATTCGGCAAAAGGATCTCTATATACTCCAGCCTCTTCAGCATCAATTTCATAGAAAACAATATTTTTATTATTAGAATACAATTTACTAATTTCTTTTAAAATTACTTCCATTTGTTTTAACTTAAAACAATTTTTTTTAGAGAAATACAAAACATATAAAATATCAGAATTTTTATTTTCTAGCAAAATATTTAATACATCTTTAAATAGTATCCTAATCATTACATAACTCCTTTTTAATTGTTATCTTCAAGAATTGGACTAATTCATTCATCACTATCATCTTCCGTAGCTAATTCAGTTGTTTTAGTTAATAAAACATTGTTGCTTATAATTTGTGAATCGGTTTGATCAAAATCTTCAAATAATATATTTAAATTATCTTCTTTTTCTTTATTTGATTTAGATGGAATAAAACTTTCAACAGTTTTAGCCATATCATTAGATTCCTTATCTTGATATTTAATATTTATTGTTTTACTAATTGTGTTTTCGTCTGTAAAATCATCATCAAAACCTATGTTAAGTTCTGATGTTTCTTTTAAATTATCTTCATTAAAACTAATCGTTTTAGTCTTTTCATCAATTTCATTAGTATCGGTTAATTCAAATCCTAAATTCACTTCTTTTGTTTCATTTGGAGTTACTATATTTGTTTCCTCTATGATATCATCTCGATTAATTTGGACCTTATTTTTATTATCAACATTTTCAATGCTACCTAAATTAAGATTAATTGTTGTAGTAGATGTCTTAACCACATTTCCTTGTTCATTTATTGAATATTCATAGCTATTTGAAAACTCAGCACTTTGTTCTAATGTTTTTTCGGTGGTATCAAAAATAACAGATTCATTTCCGTTGCCATTAACTAACGATTCAAAATTAATATTTGGCATCATAACATTAGCTGCATCTTTGGCACCATTTTGCTTAGTTAACAAAATTTTTGTAAATTCCTGTTCATCTCTTTCATCTTTTGAAATTTTAATATTCTTCTTAATAAAGAAGTCTTTGGTTAAATTATGATTAGCAAATAAATCTATATTTTTATTAACTTGCTTTATTATGTAATCAAAACTAAATTTGTAATGATCTAATTTTAAAATTGATGAAGCCTTCTTATAAAAATCAAAAATTTTTTTAGATTCATCAGTGTAATAGAAAATACTATTAGGTTTCTTTAGGTAATTTTCAATCATTATTAGGTTCTTTTTCTTAGTGTTTAATTCCCTAAAATATTTAATTGGATTTAAAGTGACTAATCAAAATCATGATAATAATATTATTAATATTATGATAAAAATACTCAAAAACGGAGAAAGCACAGCACAATGTAATATATTAAATATTGTGTCAAAAACAATACCTACATTCCCATAACAAATAGGAAAATTAATTACATCTTTTCCCGAGCCTGAAAAAGAATATACTCAACCTTTTGTAAAAATTAATTTTAATTCATTCGGTTTATAATAAAAGGCATTATTTACTCTTAAACTCACTAAAACAGCATGATAAATAATTGCAAAAGCTAGTAAATTAAGTCATATAAAAGTTATTATTCTTTTTTTCAAAATTCAATAATCAACTCTCGTGTAATTTTTAAATCATCTAAAGTAATACTTTTTAAAAACAACACTCAACCATCTTGTTGCAAAAGTAAAATATGAACCAACAAGAATAAAAATCACTAAGTCACCAAAAACTTGGCCAAAAGAATAAATGTATATTTTTCTTAAAAAATTAAAGAAAACACTACTGCTTTTTTCTTGACTATGTTGATAATGAATTGTCATAACTGCGGCACTTAGTAAAAGAATAATAATAAATTTTAAAAATTCAATTGAATAGTTAAAACTAACGTCGCCCACAACATCACTAGGTTTTTTGAGTTCTTTATTTTTAAAAATAAGATTTTTATTTTTTATTAGCTTCATTTTATTCATATTATGTTCTTAATTATATTATTAATAATTCTAATATTGATAATTAATAAAAAAAATCGCGGTAAAAAAGGTCCGCGAATTTTTTAAAACTTACACTAAGCATTATTCAGGTTTTTTAGTTGGTGTTTTATCACCTGCTTTTTCTCCTAATTTCATTCCTTGATTAAAGAATGTCCCTAAACTTACAGCTTGTGCAATGTCTGTTGGAAACATTAAAGTATTGCTTTGACCATTTGATATTTCACTAAGTGCAATTAGCGATTGAAGTTGAATAAATTCTTTTGAAGGCTTTGCTTCGTTTATTAATTCAATAGATTGTTTTTTACCTTCAGCTTCAAGAATTAATGCTTGTTTTTTAGCTTCTGCATTTAGTATTTTAGCTTCTTTGTAACCTTGTGCTTTAGTTATTTCGGCTTGTTTAATACCCTCGGCAATAAGAATTTGTTCACGTTTTTCACGTTCAGCTCTCATTTGTTTTTCCATTGCCTCTTTAATTTCTTGAGGAGGAAGAATATTTTTTAACTCAACTCTAATAATTCTAATTCCTCAATCATCTGTTGCTGAATCTAAGATTTCTCTTAGTTTTTCATTTATTGTATCTCTAGAAGTAAGAGTTTCATCTAATTCTAAATCACCTACTAAATTTCTAAGAGTTGTAGCTGTTAAAGATTCAACTGCAAAAAATGGATTTTCTGCACCATACGCAAATAATTTAGGATCTAAGATTTTTAAATAAACAACAGTATCAATTTGCATTGTAACATTATCTTTTGTAATAACCGCTTGTTCTGGAAAATCGAATACTTTTTCTTGTTTTGTTTCGGTTAATTTTACTCTATCAATTAGAGGGATAATTCAATGAAGTCCGCCTTCTAGAGTTTTATTATATTTACCCAATCTTTCAACAATTTTAAATTTCATTTGAGGAACGATTCTAAATCCAAATAATAAAAATAGTAATAATGCTCCAACAAGAACGCTTACAACAATAATTCAAGTCATATTTTTCTCCTTAATATCTATAAAAATATGTATTTACACATATTATATATTTCATTTTGAATTTAAGTAGATATTAAAGTTTTAAAAATTTTTCTTTTGTTGATGCCAAACTATGTTTGTCAAAAATTTCTTTTAGACTTTCCTTGTTAATGTTTAATTTATATAAATCAATATTCAAGTCCATGTCAACATTTGTGTTCAAAATAGCTAGTTTTTTACATAACTCACCATGTTCGCGGCCTTCAAGTAATTTATCTTTAGTTTTTCCTTTTATTTCATTAATATTATTAAAAATTGATTCTAGTGAACCATATTTTTGAAGTAACTTAATAGCAGTTTTATGACCAATTCCTTGAATCCCTTTTAGATTATCCGATGGATCACCAGCTATACCTTTATAGTCAGCAATTTGCGATGGATTTAACTCATATTCATCCAAAAAGTTGTTGCTTGAAATTAAATCAAAATAGCTAGTTGAATTAGCTTTTCTTTTTCTTAATACAAATGTATTTCCACTTACAAGTTGCAATAAATCCTTGTCTTTAGAAAAAATTATATTGTTACATTCATTTGTTTTATAGGCTAATGTGGCAATTAAGTCATCTGCCTCATCTCCCAATTTTTCTTTTCAAGGTATATTCATTTTTGTTAAAATTTCTTTAATTAATGCAAATTGAGGGAAAATGATTTCTGGAGCTTTTGTTCTTCCTGCTTTATAATCTTCATATTCATTGTGCCTTTTTGTTTTACCAAAAGCATCAAATGCTATAAATATATAGTTAGGATTTGTAATACTTATCAATTTATGTAAAGTCATTAGAAAAACATGAACACCATTTACTGGAGTTCCTTCATTATTCGTCATTAAAGGTTGCCCTGAATAAGATGATGCATAAAAACTTTGAAACATCAAAAAATTACCATCAATTAATAAAAATCGTTTTCTATCAAAACCTAATTGAAAATCAATTTCATCTACACTTCTATCGTTTGAATTCATTTTTATACCTCATCTCAATCTAATAATCTTGGTTTTCCATTCCGTCCCAATTCTAATTTAATTTTATAAATTCTTTCAATTTTTAATGGCTCAAACCTATC
It encodes the following:
- the rpsJ gene encoding 30S ribosomal protein S10 yields the protein MNKLNIKVKGFEHQLVDFAAKKLVELATKNQTKVSGPIPLPTKREVVTILRSVHVNKKSREQFESRTFQRLIVLIDPNEKTIDQIKRFEFPSGVEIQVSQK
- the uvrC gene encoding excinuclease ABC subunit UvrC, with translation MTYEELIKKISTISTKPGVYIWKDSAGNILYVGKAKNLRKRMQQYFRGSVNSYMTSTLVKNIDSYEIFIVRNNKEALLLEKQYIDKYNPPYNLLLLDDRRYPYIKIELQKKLNISLSRNLNKKENKHLFYFGPFPNGYGANVILKLLQREAFYEKGLVIKNNDYQFWLDKFNNIKSILKFNNVHYINELKNKMEQASELEQYEIALDLRNSINYLEKLREDQIIELKTFKNIDVIDFKYDDKTIYVTILFYRYGLLINKDNQQFSINGNLESTLENFIVKYYNSKLLPEQILVSNDFINLELNLPDEFKIINPKIGPLKRALEVARLNLDYFYENKMSSKNNDIEKIHALLTTLKKYVPNNSLESILIFDNSNINNTNPVGVAVAYINGVKNKDLYRKFNLSINVSRLADVEYMKQTFTRYFTNEKLKKDFDLIIVDGGKAQIKEAKKVLNNLNFNIPIIGLVKDGNHKTRAIVDLSLEEREIKEKELFNFLSEIQIEVDRFAKSHLRNRQKIISLEGKLQSIKGLGPALENKLLNKFKTYSNIYNASEEELSEIVPKAVAKEIKKRF
- a CDS encoding thioredoxin domain-containing protein — encoded protein: MIRILFKDVLNILLENKNSDILYVLYFSKKNCFKLKQMEVILKEISKLYSNNKNIVFYEIDAEEAGVYRDPFAEFSVLEIPTFIFVKNNIIKKNISNFWPKDIFIDIIEEFLD
- a CDS encoding SPFH domain-containing protein gives rise to the protein MTWIIVVSVLVGALLLFLLFGFRIVPQMKFKIVERLGKYNKTLEGGLHWIIPLIDRVKLTETKQEKVFDFPEQAVITKDNVTMQIDTVVYLKILDPKLFAYGAENPFFAVESLTATTLRNLVGDLELDETLTSRDTINEKLREILDSATDDWGIRIIRVELKNILPPQEIKEAMEKQMRAEREKREQILIAEGIKQAEITKAQGYKEAKILNAEAKKQALILEAEGKKQSIELINEAKPSKEFIQLQSLIALSEISNGQSNTLMFPTDIAQAVSLGTFFNQGMKLGEKAGDKTPTKKPE
- a CDS encoding 5'-3' exonuclease H3TH domain-containing protein, whose amino-acid sequence is MNSNDRSVDEIDFQLGFDRKRFLLIDGNFLMFQSFYASSYSGQPLMTNNEGTPVNGVHVFLMTLHKLISITNPNYIFIAFDAFGKTKRHNEYEDYKAGRTKAPEIIFPQFALIKEILTKMNIPWKEKLGDEADDLIATLAYKTNECNNIIFSKDKDLLQLVSGNTFVLRKRKANSTSYFDLISSNNFLDEYELNPSQIADYKGIAGDPSDNLKGIQGIGHKTAIKLLQKYGSLESIFNNINEIKGKTKDKLLEGREHGELCKKLAILNTNVDMDLNIDLYKLNINKESLKEIFDKHSLASTKEKFLKL